From the Daucus carota subsp. sativus chromosome 8, DH1 v3.0, whole genome shotgun sequence genome, one window contains:
- the LOC108198203 gene encoding uncharacterized protein LOC108198203: protein MDKSWIKADRDSLEYEIEVEEFLVYAEGTAKNPKLIPCPCAHCVNFKKLSVNVIRGHLYENGFSLGYVDWIWHGENSSRSYKSSIGSTCPATNPCPASEAAEICEAAYNKGDYDRESHDFRRFVVDAEQPLFEGSESTKLESMLKMHNWKARFGVSDSAFTELLSTIGSFLPKDHVLPSSTYEAKKTLSDLGLEYIKFHACPNDCILYRGIYEEASKCPKCHLSRWKLKKDGKVRINVPAKVMWYFPIIPRFKRMFQSESTSELLTWHAKRRSEDGLMRHPADSPSWRNVDYRWPKFGSEARN, encoded by the coding sequence ATGGATAAATCATGGATCAAAGCAGATAGGGATTCGTTAGAATATGAAATTGAGGTGGAGGAGTTTTTGGTATATGCGGAGGGGACTGCGAAAAACCCCAAGTTAATTCCTTGTCCATGTGCCCATTgcgttaattttaaaaaactgtcGGTAAACGTAATTAGGGGCCATCTGTATGAAAATGGTTTTAGTTTAGGCTATGTTGATTGGATTTGGCATGGTGAGAACTCTTCTAGGAGTTACAAGTCCTCTATTGGTAGTACTTGTCCAGCCACGAACCCATGCCCTGCATCAGAGGCTGCTGAGATATGTGAAGCAGCATATAATAAGGGTGATTACGATAGAGAATCACATGATTTCAGACGGTTCGTGGTTGATGCTGAACAACCTTTGTTTGAGGGAAGTGAGTCAACTAAGTTAGAGTCAATGTTGAAAATGCATAACTGGAAGGCTAGGTTCGGCGTTAGTGATAGTGCCTTTACAGAACTATTAAGTACAATTGGCTCTTTCCTTCCTAAAGATCATGTTCTGCCTAGTAGTACATATGAAGCGAAAAAGACTCTCTCCGACTTGGGACTCGAGTATATTAAATTTCATGCATGTCCAAATGACTGCATATTATATAGAGGTATATATGAAGAAGCCTCTAAGTGTCCCAAGTGCCATTTATCTCGCTGGAAACTAAAAAAGGATGGTAAAGTCAGAATTAATGTGCCTGCTAAAGTTATGTGGTACTTCCCCATCATTCCTAGATTTAAGAGAATGTTTCAATCTGAGTCTACTTCAGAGCTTCTGACTTGGCATGCAAAAAGGCGATCCGAAGATGGCCTCATGCGTCATCCAGCAGATTCTCCTTCTTGGAGAAATGTAGATTATAGGTGGCCTAAGTTTGGTAGCGAGGCAAGAAATTGA
- the LOC108198202 gene encoding uncharacterized protein LOC108198202, with product MKRKFLMLTILVSGPHEPGNNLDVYLQPLIDDLKKLWEEGEPNVYDAYTKSDFTLKAVLMWTVNDFPAYGNLSGCINKGYIGCPICGDQTAAKYLSNSRKMCYQGHRRYLDRHHPYRKQRVAFNGEQELEQAPVPLTGEQVLEQQKKIKFEFGQVKKKSKKVDCAWKKKSVFFELEYWKFHHVRHCLDVMHIEKNVCESLLGTILNLKFKTKDSVASRLDLLEMGLRTDLAPQIGDKKTYLPPASYTLSKAEKKTMLESLAFMKLPYGHASNIKNCIKLPEMKLFGLKSHDCHILLQQLLPVAIRSVLPKNVRVSIIRLCFFFNSLCSKVVDVSKLDKLQSDVVLTLYELEKIFPPSFFDVMIHLTVHLVRELRLCGPVFFRWMFPFERFNKVLKSYVRNRFYPEGCIAESYLGEESIEFCSEFVRQSCTTAGLRQDEEKVSGPLSSVTMKTVEEKERDEAHLHVLFNNSEVEPFIKMHKEQLKKMYGNKKSAQWLMGEHNRLFADWFEKKVNTEMMQNAQGVSETTRWLAGKPSFSVLYYEGYVVNGVKYFTKQRDDARAVQNNGVSVVAKTVLVSSAKDLNPIESEMTYYGIIEEIWELDYHAFKAPLFLCKWAANDRGIKVDELGFTLVDFTRPGHKKDKFISVDQVSQVFYIQDPIDTNWSVVLKSTNRDYNEVYHEDGLGDTVLDEPPFCSKIPVCDVSDGDVGISNQRLNVEGIWLHK from the exons ATGAAGCGAAAGTTTTTGATGTTGACAATATTAGTATCAGGCCCACACGAACCAGGTAATAATCTCGACGTCTATTTACAACCACTAATTGATGATTTGAAGAAGTTGTGGGAAGAAGGGGAACCAAATGTATATGACGCATATACTAAATCTGATTTTACTTTAAAAGCAGTGCTGATGTGGACAGTGAATGATTTCCCCGCATATGGAAATTTGTCCGGCTGCATCAATAAGGGTTATATTGGTTGTCCAATCTGTGGTGACCAAACTGCAGCTAAATATCTAAGTAACAGTCGAAAAATGTGCTATCAAGGTCATCGTAGGTATTTAGATCGCCATCACCCTTATAGGAAGCAGAGGGTAGCTTTTAACGGGGAACAAGAGTTAGAGCAAGCTCCTGTGCCACTGACTGGAGAACAAGTGCTagagcaacaaaaaaaaattaaatttgaatttggtcAGGTGAAGAAGAAGTCAAAGAAGGTTGACTGTGCATGGAAAaagaaatcagttttttttgAGTTAGAGTATTGGAAGTTTCATCATGTGCGGCACTGTCTTGATGTTATGCACATCGAGAAGAATGTGTGTGAAAGTTTGCTAGGGACGATACTAAATCTGAAATTTAAAACTAAAGATAGTGTCGCTTCTCGTCTTGATTTGCTTGAAATGGGTTTAAGGACAGATTTAGCTCCGCAAATAGGTGATAAAAAGACTTACCTACCCCCTGCATCTTATACTTTGTCAAAGGCAGAAAAGAAAACCATGTTAGAATCATTGGCATTTATGAAGCTTCCTTATGGACATGCGTCGAACATAAAAAACTGTATAAAATTACCTGAAATGAAGTTATTTGGGTTGAAGTCCCATGACTGTCATATTCTCCTACAACAGTTGCTTCCAGTAGCAATTCGCTCGGTGCTTCCCAAGAATGTTAGGGTAAGCATAATACGATTGTGCTTTTTCTTCAATTCTCTGTGTAGCAAAGTTGTCGATGTATCAAAACTGGATAAACTGCAATCTGATGTGGTGTTGACGTTGTACGAGCTAGAAAAAATATTCCCCCCTTCATTCTTCGATGTAATGATCCATCTTACAGTGCACTTGGTTAGGGAATTGCGTTTATGTGGACCGGTTTTCTTTAGATGGATGTTTCCGTTTGAACGGTTCAataaagttttaaaaagttatgTAAGGAATCGTTTTTATCCCGAAGGTTGTATAGCTGAAAGTTATCTTGGAGAAGAATCAATAGAATTTTGCAGTGAGTTTGTAAGACAGAGTTGCACGACTGCTGGTCTTCGACAGGATGAGGAAAAGGTTTCAGGGCCATTATCTTCCGTGACTATGAAAACAGTGGAAGAAAAGGAAAGGGATGAGGCGCATTTGCATGTTCTTTTCAATAATTCTGAAGTTGAGCCATTCATAAA GATGCATAAAGAGCAATTAAAAAAGATGTATGGGAACAAAAAGAGTGCTCAGTGGCTAATGGGGGAGCACAATCGGCTGTTTGCTGATTGGTTTGAAAAAAAG GTTAATACTGAAATGATGCAAAATGCTCAAGGCGTTTCCGAAACAACAAGATGGTTGGCTGGAAAACCGTCTTTCTCTGTTCTGTATTATGAAGGATATGTCGTTAATGGGGTTAAATACTTCACAAAGCAGCGAGATGACGCAAGGGCTGTTCAAAACAACGGTGTGTCCGTAGTTGCCAAGACAGTCCTAGTCTCGAGTGCTAAAGATTTAAACCCAATTGAGAGTGAAATGACGTATTATGGTATAATCGAAGAAATATGGGAACTAGATTACCATGCATTCAAAGCACCATTATTTTTGTGTAAATGGGCAGCAAATGACAGAGGTATTAAAGTTGATGAGCTCGGCTTTACACTAGTGGACTTCACCAGACCAGGCCACAAAAAGGATAAATTTATCTCTGTAGACCAAGTGAGCCAAGTGTTTTATATTCAAGATCCAATCGATACCAACTGGTCTGTGGTGCTTAAGTCGACGAATCGAGACTACAATGAAGTCTACCATGAAGATGGTCTGGGAGATACTGTATTAGATGAACCCCCATTTTGTTCCAAAATCCCTGTGTGTGATGTGTCTGATGGTGATGTTGGTATTAGCAACCAAAGACTGAATGTAGAAGGGATTTGGTTACATAAGTGA